A stretch of the Desulfobacter sp. genome encodes the following:
- a CDS encoding amino acid ABC transporter permease, translated as MFPVRNFIKSVLFVFVLTLVLAWGYLSLDYNWQWYRIWPYFLSRQGGELVPGLLIQGVFITLKISSIGLVFSLVLGAVSAFARLSPFPVLRIFAWVYVETIRNTPLLIQIFLMYFVISPVLDISAFWSAVWALSLFEGAYASEIIRSGIMGISQGQIEAALGLGLTKPVIYYKVIIPQMLRTTLPMLAGQSVSLIKDSALVSTISIFDLTMQAQKIVSETFLTFEIWFAVALCYLVITASLSFLIRKLEHRMRFIL; from the coding sequence ATGTTTCCGGTCCGAAATTTTATCAAGTCCGTGTTGTTTGTTTTTGTTTTGACCCTTGTACTGGCATGGGGATACCTGAGTCTGGACTACAATTGGCAATGGTATCGCATCTGGCCTTATTTTTTGTCACGCCAGGGCGGTGAGCTTGTGCCGGGGCTTTTGATTCAGGGGGTGTTCATCACCCTTAAAATTTCATCCATCGGCCTTGTTTTCTCTCTGGTTCTCGGTGCTGTGTCCGCCTTTGCAAGGTTGTCGCCTTTTCCGGTGCTGCGGATTTTTGCCTGGGTCTATGTGGAGACCATCCGGAACACCCCATTGCTCATCCAGATTTTTTTGATGTATTTTGTGATTTCTCCAGTGCTGGACATATCTGCCTTCTGGTCAGCGGTCTGGGCCCTAAGCCTGTTTGAAGGGGCCTATGCCTCGGAGATTATTCGGTCGGGCATCATGGGCATTTCCCAAGGCCAGATTGAGGCGGCCCTGGGGCTGGGGCTGACCAAACCTGTGATTTATTATAAGGTGATCATTCCCCAGATGTTGAGAACCACCCTTCCCATGCTGGCAGGGCAAAGCGTATCCTTGATCAAGGACTCGGCCCTTGTGTCCACAATTTCCATTTTTGATTTGACCATGCAGGCCCAGAAAATCGTATCTGAAACATTTTTGACTTTTGAAATCTGGTTTGCTGTGGCATTATGCTACTTGGTCATTACAGCAAGCCTGTCCTTCTTGATCAGGAAGCTGGAGCATCGGATGAGGTTTATTCTTTAA
- a CDS encoding IS4 family transposase, translating into MTHISVPKKQLRSLNFDNFRCPLIKSLSKAPELQSRGDRPLKMTFEDQINALVYFHLQEHKSARHLIQDLKENVFAKENIAPDGGISRSSFCEAINHRGLEQLQFIFEDLYKQALECHPGEHAELGELVSIDGSLINAVLSMHWANYRKGSKKAKVHCGFDINHGIPNKIFLTEGNGAERTFVPKIVSKGQTGVMDRGYQSHKEFDLLQEQGKHFVCRIKTRTTRTIIDNHETPSDSYIFYDALVKLGTPNQNQTKRPVRVVGYKIAGVKYYVATDRHDLTAEQIATIYKLRWTIEDFFKWWKEHLKVYHLIARSEYGLMVQILGGLITYLLLAIHCQKQFNEKVTIKRVRQLRTAILNDLFGCEEQGSHSSNRDNIVKDQKIIEQAKT; encoded by the coding sequence ATGACGCACATCTCAGTCCCTAAAAAACAACTACGGTCCCTGAACTTTGACAATTTCAGGTGCCCTCTGATAAAGTCACTTTCAAAAGCACCGGAATTACAATCTCGAGGAGACCGCCCTTTAAAAATGACATTCGAAGACCAGATAAATGCTTTGGTTTATTTCCATCTTCAGGAGCACAAGTCTGCCCGACATTTAATTCAGGATCTCAAGGAGAATGTTTTTGCTAAAGAAAATATTGCGCCAGACGGTGGTATCAGCCGTAGTAGTTTCTGTGAAGCCATCAATCACAGGGGACTCGAACAACTGCAATTTATCTTTGAGGATCTTTATAAACAGGCTCTTGAGTGTCATCCGGGTGAACACGCCGAGTTAGGAGAGTTGGTTTCCATTGACGGTAGTCTCATAAATGCAGTCCTTTCAATGCACTGGGCGAACTACAGAAAAGGAAGTAAAAAAGCCAAAGTACATTGCGGATTTGACATTAATCACGGAATCCCAAACAAAATCTTTTTGACTGAAGGCAACGGCGCTGAACGCACCTTTGTTCCCAAAATAGTTTCCAAGGGGCAAACAGGTGTTATGGATCGTGGATATCAATCCCATAAAGAATTTGACCTGCTTCAGGAGCAAGGCAAACATTTTGTCTGCCGTATAAAAACCAGGACAACAAGAACAATTATTGATAACCACGAGACCCCTTCCGACAGCTACATTTTTTATGATGCACTGGTTAAACTTGGTACTCCGAATCAAAACCAGACGAAAAGGCCTGTTCGGGTTGTTGGCTATAAAATTGCTGGCGTCAAATACTATGTGGCAACTGACAGGCATGATTTAACAGCGGAACAAATAGCAACAATTTATAAACTCCGGTGGACCATTGAGGATTTTTTCAAATGGTGGAAAGAACATCTGAAGGTATATCATCTCATTGCCCGCAGTGAATACGGCCTTATGGTTCAGATTCTTGGCGGCCTTATCACTTACCTGTTACTGGCAATCCATTGCCAAAAACAGTTTAATGAAAAGGTCACGATCAAAAGAGTTCGGCAGCTGCGAACCGCCATTCTAAATGACCTGTTTGGCTGCGAGGAGCAGGGCTCTCATAGTTCAAACAGGGACAATATTGTCAAAGATCAAAAAATTATTGAGCAAGCAAAAACCTAA